Proteins co-encoded in one Montipora capricornis isolate CH-2021 chromosome 12, ASM3666992v2, whole genome shotgun sequence genomic window:
- the LOC138025388 gene encoding uncharacterized protein — MAFRTSELLQRNELVRFQLDDVIRAPGNNQHQEKNGYRFTINDRSSFYDWYNAYFEVQFQLQKIADGAGYAAADRITVINGSHSLIAHMMIKSAGKIVYDTDNLHKVTFVKNLLEYSDDYSRSVAKNSFWYLDTNATTANTNSGYESRRVLTQATNDDGTGGAKDVNLIIPLNRYSFFEELQDKMLVPMQLQFNLNLQNDNELINRAAAADAGRVVINRFLLWVPKLTPKDSMYDKFVSSFMKEHKWTYQRELYAVSAPARVSGFFQISSSIDNVKAIFVYLQRAKTRVATQNPYILDTFKLNEANANSYLTTCRLEYGNGVFYPETEYDSESKVRIFNDLMSYAMRKNDYNTGTQLNLANYNSLYPLIYFDLSYQTEKVTRDPKQLIFRYKISANSAADFNVHAVVLYEESVVIDKVGNELVIV; from the coding sequence atggcttttagaacaagtgaattattgcaaagaaatgagttagTGCGATTtcaacttgatgatgtaatcCGAGCCCCTGGAAAtaatcaacatcaagaaaagaacGGTTATAGATTCACCAtcaacgaccggagttctttctatgattggtacaatgcttatttcgaggttcaattccagttacaaaaaatAGCAGATGGAGCTGGTTATGCAGCAGCCGATAGAATAACGGTGATAAACGGATCTCATTCATTGATTGCACATATGATGATTAAAAGTgctgggaaaattgtttatgaTACTGACAATCTACATAAGGTCACTTTTGTGAAGAATCTGTTGGAATATTCTGATGATTACTCGAGAAGTGTAGCTAAGaacagtttttggtatttagACACAAATGCTACGACAGCCAATACTAATTCAGGATATGAATCTAGAAGAGTGCTTACACAAGCTACCAACGATGATGGAACGGGAGGAGCaaaagatgtgaatttgatcatacctctcaatcgttacagtttttttgaagagttgcaggataaaatgttggttcctATGCAGTTACAATTCAATTTGAATCTCCAGAACGACAATGAACTCATCAATAGGGCAGCAGCAGCAGATGCCGGAAGAGTAGTGATTAACAGATTTCTACTATGGGTTCCAAAATTAACACCAAAAGACAGTATGTACGACAAATTTGTAAGctctttcatgaaagaacacaaatggacaTATCAGCGTGAACTATATGCAGTGTCAGCACCTGCTAGAGTCagtggtttttttcagatttcttccagcattgacaatgtcaaagcaatttttgtttatctacAACGGGCTAAAACCAGAGTTGCAACTCAAAATCCATATATACTTGATACCTTCAAACTGAATGAAGCAAACGCAAACAGTTATTTAACAACATGCAGACTCGAATAtggcaatggtgttttctacccagaaacagaatatgacagtgaaagcaaagtgagaatattcaatgatctcatgtcttatgcaatgcgaaaaaatgattacaacaccggAACGCAGTTGAATCTAGCTAATTACAATAGTTTGTATCCACTAATTTATTTCGATCTGTCATATCAAACAGAAAAAGTAACAAGAGACcctaaacagttgattttcaggTATAAAATAAGTGCCAATAGTGCAGCAGATTTCAATGTCCATGCAGTTGTATTGTACGAAGAGTCGGTTGTTATTGACAAGGTGGGTAATGAATTGGTTATAGTTTAA